One segment of Sphingomonas telluris DNA contains the following:
- a CDS encoding MFS transporter, which yields MEARRPSRPRLLLFAFGDFAFNLYWQSIMLFLLFYYTDALELPIGVASTTYLIASVWDGIASFVVGILVDRRHATLRYGAILIAGAIPLGLCFMLTYMPPLTTGSWAIASILGAHLLFRTAYAAVNVPYLAMTARISADTDDRAFVAGTRMLFGTAAAVTVALATVPVGRWLTGSTASEAYFGAAVLFAVVGTIILMFVGATYREATTIERPLPGSVRAALVSLARNRAFVTLSAAMMAMIVAITVLNKSVLYYFKYLLNDPEAGQLALASMGIVSGIAIPLWMVFGRVIGLRALWLIAAGLGMATLLVFAAIDVHESGLMQIFLIMMQVMIVGLNFVFWAMLPNTVEYGERETGLHVEGTVFGVAALLQRIAIGIATAILGWGFAGAGYVANVQQSAGTLSGMRATIVIVPLIFLALSCVAMLANPLGRAPHGRADPEPA from the coding sequence ATGGAGGCCCGCCGTCCGTCCCGGCCGCGCCTGTTGCTGTTCGCCTTCGGGGACTTCGCATTCAATCTCTACTGGCAGAGCATCATGCTCTTCCTGCTGTTCTACTACACGGACGCGCTGGAGCTGCCGATCGGAGTCGCGTCGACGACCTACCTGATTGCGTCCGTTTGGGACGGGATCGCGAGCTTCGTCGTCGGAATCCTGGTCGACCGGCGGCATGCCACGTTGCGCTATGGCGCGATCCTGATCGCCGGCGCCATCCCGCTCGGCCTCTGCTTCATGCTCACCTACATGCCGCCTCTGACGACCGGCAGCTGGGCGATCGCGAGCATCCTCGGCGCGCATCTGCTGTTCCGCACCGCCTACGCCGCCGTGAACGTCCCCTATCTGGCCATGACCGCGCGGATCAGCGCCGACACGGACGACCGGGCCTTTGTTGCGGGAACGCGCATGCTCTTCGGAACTGCCGCGGCGGTGACGGTGGCGCTGGCGACCGTCCCGGTCGGACGTTGGCTGACAGGCTCTACCGCGTCGGAGGCCTATTTCGGCGCGGCCGTACTCTTTGCCGTCGTCGGCACGATCATCCTGATGTTCGTCGGAGCGACCTACCGCGAAGCCACGACCATCGAGCGTCCGCTGCCGGGGAGCGTTCGCGCGGCGCTCGTCAGCCTCGCCCGCAACCGCGCGTTTGTGACGCTGAGCGCTGCGATGATGGCGATGATCGTGGCCATCACCGTGCTCAACAAGTCGGTCCTCTATTACTTCAAATATCTGCTGAACGATCCCGAGGCCGGGCAGCTTGCGCTGGCGTCCATGGGCATCGTCAGCGGCATTGCGATCCCGCTTTGGATGGTGTTCGGGCGGGTCATCGGGCTGCGCGCCCTGTGGCTGATCGCCGCCGGACTGGGCATGGCTACGCTGCTCGTCTTCGCGGCGATCGACGTGCACGAGTCCGGCCTGATGCAGATCTTCCTGATCATGATGCAGGTCATGATCGTCGGGCTGAACTTCGTTTTCTGGGCGATGCTTCCGAACACGGTCGAATATGGCGAGCGTGAAACCGGCCTCCACGTTGAAGGCACGGTGTTCGGCGTCGCAGCGCTGCTGCAGCGGATTGCCATCGGGATTGCGACCGCAATCCTCGGCTGGGGTTTCGCCGGGGCAGGCTATGTCGCGAACGTGCAGCAGAGCGCGGGGACGCTGAGCGGCATGCGCGCGACGATCGTTATCGTTCCGCTAATCTTCCTCGCACTGTCCTGCGTGGCGATGCTCGCCAATCCGCTCGGCCGCGCACCGCACGGCCGAGCCGATCCGGAGCCCGCTTAA